Within the Lycium ferocissimum isolate CSIRO_LF1 unplaced genomic scaffold, AGI_CSIRO_Lferr_CH_V1 ctg4107, whole genome shotgun sequence genome, the region TGGATAGAAGTAATCCAagcatgccatttttcatttcttgaacCATCCAATTTTGCTCTCAGGTAATTCaaaacatttacatatactcaACCTAAAAAGGAATCAAGCCCGTGAATCAAGCTTCAAAGAGCATGTTACATACATAAAATACCCTAATAAAATGTGTTCCCCCTAGGACAGTTTATATTTCTAAATGAGCTGGTCACATAACTCTTGAGACTGCCATATTTACTAAGATGCAACAAGACCTAGTTAAGAACTTAAGATCAAACAATTTCAACCATGAGGTACAAATCATCATAAATTCACTGTAACTAAAAGGGCACACACTAAAACAGTATGCAGATGAGGTCAACTTGATACAGAAAGTaccaattcaattcatattattGACAATTCCACAAGAAGGCAGCGAAAGGTACAACTTAAAAAGACTTACATCACATTAGAAGAGCTTGAAATTAGGAGCAACCAAAAAACAAAAGTCAACATCTAATGCAACAGGGAAAGACCTAAAAGACAGCCTTTACTGGAATGAAGGGAATTACAAGGAGGTTGCTCCATTTGAGATTATTATTCATGAATCATGACATAAGGAAATTAACTCCACAAGATATTGAGCAAACCATCAGTCCCATTATTGCCAAGAAGTTGTATTTCCTGCACAGAGGGAAAACAATAGTAATTAGTAGCATTCAGAACATCACACACCATTTCTTGAACGTCTCCATTAtaccccaaccccaccccacccccgaTTAACCTGATAACTACTTATCTGCACCTGGTTCATACCAAACCAAGATATTTAACCTTAAGGGGTTGTCTGGTTCAAAACAAGGATATCACAGGATTATAGGATGTTATTGTTGCTGTAAAAAGCTAAATTTCTGTGTTTTCAAGTTACCCGAGATAGACTCTGTGGGATTTTGGATTCAACCAAGTTCATTGGCATTACGCTATAACAGTGAACATCCAAGATAGAATACCACATATTTTGGGTTATCCCCTCAGTAATATGAGTTCAGATTAGAGCAAAAGAGTTTACAATCACGATTTATGTGATACAAATCAAGAAGTGGTCCAAGAACCGCAAACCATAAACTGCTACGAATTCATATTCGAGTTATGAAAATTATCTCTTGGCCTGGGTACCAATATAGGATGAGTACAATCAAGTATTTAGTTTGGATAATAAAATTTGAGCGGGTAAATTTAGTTCCTGTATTGGTGAAAAAACTCACAGTTCAGAGAGGACCCGAGCTAATGTTTCTAAATTAAAGTGAAAGTTATATTCATTGGGCTTGCGTGGATGTAAATTGAACCTGGCTAAACATGTAGATTCAGAAATTATGATTCGGGATTGCTTGGAGGATACATGAAGTTGAACTTAAGCTTGCGATTCAAGGTAAGTGAAGGCTTACTCTTCCAATAGGAAATCTAGTATTACTTATGTACTCTATATGTTTGACAGAATGCCCTAGGAAGAATTCTTGTCATAGGTACTCAGTTTACTCCATCTTTATTCAGTATGACTTTATATTAAAGTATAACAACATTATATGTTTTATGTGTATCACAACTTGTTATGTTCCTGTATTTGTgatatttatgttatgttcagtTCAGCATTCAACAACAGTATTCATTTCATGCATTAATGTGATCACATTCAGTTTGAGAGAAGTGGCCAAACTCCATTCAGTTTGGGAGAAGTGGCCAAACTCCCCTTGCGTTAGTGCCATGAAGGTAGGGTTAGCTACCACACGCTCGCAGGTGCCAACTGTTTGTTGGGGAAATAGGCCGACACTTATCCCGTGCGTGTTGCCAGATCCTCACGCACATAGGGCCATTATGTGAAAAATACCTTTTTACCCAAAAAAGTTATTTCTATTTTAACATAACTTAGTTTTTCAGCTTCAGTTATCAGCTTACAACCTCAACCTCAACCTCAAGTATCAGCTTATGTTAGTTTTCAGACTTTATATGATTTACACACTTTCTTGTGAAACACGTTTTGTCCTTGTTTATTACGCTCTTATCCCAAAAAATCTAGATCCATCCTTTTAGGAGGTAGTCTGTGAGACTTATTGGGTACCCTGGAGATACTTAGCTTGTTTGGGCCTGCAACGTCATGTGGCAGATGTTGAGTATGCAGGTAACAAATCACATGGCTAGAGGCAGACGTTCTAGACTCAATTAGCAAGCTCTGTTGATTGATCCCAgtcttttatttacttttagCCATTTACATTATCCCGGGGAATGCCTCAAAGCTTTAAGTATTCATATATAAGTTAGAGGCTCATGACTTGATAGTGGGTTAGCTTTATAGACACTTTGAAATTATGTTCCTTATTTAGTTTGCTTGACAATGTTTAATCAAGACGTTGGTTTTATTTCTACTATCTAGTTCAGTTCAGACCTTCAATTAGTTAGTACAGGGATCACTCACTGGGTAATAAGAGTTGGGTATCAATCATGTCCGACCCTAGTTTGGTGACGTGACATAATACCTCCAAACAAAATTTATATCAGGATAACACACCCAATACCTTGAACCAACGGCCAGTATCAGTAAAATATTAACCATGAAAGTGATAAATGTATGTATGAAAGACACTTGACTTCCATTCATTGATCTCGTGTAAACAACGGGATAAATTTTAGCCCATCATCGTAACAAGATCATAAAATTCAATTATTGTTCTTAGTCTGGGCATTAGGCAAGAGCTAGTAAAAGACTCACTTCACTTGTCAAAGGTCAAAAGGTTCATGCACAAAGCACTGTTCTTTCTCACTTTGACATTTTTGCATACTCAAAATTGTTAGTGATATTCAATCTAAATGATAGTTGGTAATtggaaaattaagaaaatcattCAAGGAAGAGAGAGACTAACCCAAGAGTAAGACGATTTTGGGGATCACCAGTGGCATAGCCAGTGAAGTAGAAATAACGAGACACAATATAAACAGCTCCCAGAGATGCACAAATCAAAGGGTGCCTAATTCCTCCAACAATCATCAGCATGAAAAACATTGGCATCATTTCTAATGAATTCTGATGACCCCTCTGCAATTAAcacaccaataatttcatatcatttcctaATCTATTACCAAACAACATCAagaatatacatacacacacaaaaaacaTTACCATTAACTATGTCATCACCTAAAAAAAGGAAGCCAATTTTACTTCTTTGTCAAAACAAAAAGCAAATACTAGTAGTAAAGAAATAGAGAGCAAACCTGAACACAGTTAAATTGCTTTGCATTCTTATTTTCAGCTTCAATAGCATACATTGTTGGATAAGAAACCTTGTACCTGTTAATATTTCCATTATTCATCAGTATCTCTAGTTTAAAATCACAAAAGGGGTTTGAgataattcttttaaaaaaccaaTCTTTATCTCCAAATCTCAAAATAACATAAGGGGTTGGGgataattcttttaaaaatcgAATCTTTAGCTTTAAATCACAAATGGAGTTGggtagaataaggaaaaatcaagaaatatgaagagaTTTAGACAAATTGAAGTAAAAAAGACTTACTGTTTGCGGGCTTTGCCGACTTGAAAGGACATCCAGAAGTTGAGAAAACAGtagaaaacaagaacaagaactaCATATCCATATTCTTTTGGGAGCAATTCAACTGCAGCCATGGCTTTTTTTCTGATTTGGGTTTTGAGAGTGGAGAGTTTTTGGTGAATGATACTTTGGTTTTGTGTTGAGGTTCGGGACCTTTGGGTTTATATATTGACTAGTTCAAGATCTCTCTAGATTGCAAAAAATAAGTATGTACTTAATTCTTGTCTTGTTTGCCAAGACTGCTCCAATGGATTTTGACTTTGCATATTTGTATCCCtacatttatttattatagGAGTAATAAAATACCTAGCCTGCACGGCTGCACCTTCCTTAATTCTTACACCCTTTTTCGTGAGattgcaaaagttgaaaatgtgATAGGATGTAGTGGTCGactttagggcctgtttggaaagccacctggtaattggaattggtgtaattacacagcctagtaattacacagtaatGTAATTACAATgatctgtttgtttgtcataacgtaattacagtgtaattacaagcgtgctgtttggttgcacaagggTAATTACATGatcagtttaatttaaaaataaaatttaattataaaaaatttaaaattaatatttaaaaaatattgcctttataaatgatattaaattagttatttaataacacattgttttttgaaaatatatttgtaactaatattgtaaaaaataattgatatatatttttcaaattaatatttaattttaattaattataaaacttaaaagaagactttttttgtgagaacgtcatggattggatgtttgacaaaaaaataatattaataaatataatgccataacattattcaaatgtttgacataaaaaatccatcaaaggtaagtgaaaaataaacaacatgcaatgtgaaagcaaaaaacttaaaattggaaatataacctaaattcaaaattcaaaagaaaaagttcaataGAATACTCTAATGTCAAatttccaacattacataagtaagttccaacgtaacttaagtaaataatgcaaaagaaaggaaaaatatgagtttataacctcattcacaacgaaattctacgtTAATAACGTCACttgttatatgtcaagtttgttaatgattCATTCTTTTCAATATTAAGGGAtgtagtttcaaatattagaataataacacggttatgctaaatgaataaaataaaaaaaatatgagcaattacatgaaaccacaagaagtaaaggttgggaatgagaagaaagaaaacgaaaaataaataatataaaaagaaaaatacattttaaacaataaaaataattaaaaagtaaaaataaaaataatagaaataaaaaataaataaaaaataaaaaatagaaattaaaaataaattaaagtaaaaaaataaacaaactaaaaagtaattacacccaattctcagcctccccttgagaattggagagtgtaattacaccctgtcaattacactcaattcccacctaactgtgtaattacttggtcaaacaaataggccaaactgtgtaattacacacaattccaattacctgggtggctttccaaacaggcccttaggggttgtttggtaatTGATTAGAGTCATGTATTCATAATATATGAATTAGTTATGAAGAAATTTATGTAATGCCTCATGTAGGGTATAGTTATTTCACATTTTATCTTGCATAGAGTAACACATAGTTCAATAAGCAGGCATGATAGTTCAAGAACAGGCATTTACTGCTGAACAGTTTCAGAAATTACTCAGTCTGATTGACAAAGAAGAAACACCTGAGGGAGTTACAAACATGGCAGGTAAAATAAATTGTTTCCTAGCAAGTTTTAATAttaatgtttggattgttgattCAGGTGCATCAAATCACATGGTTTCATTATTGAATCTGTTATCATCCACCACCTCTGTCCCTAACACTAATCAAAACAAAATTCATTTACCTAATGGTGAATTAGCTTCAATCACTCATAAAGGAATTTGCCATTTGGGCAACAATCAAACTCTTAAAGATGTTCTCTTCATTCCTCACTTTAAGTACAATTTACTTTCTGTATCAAAAATGGCCAGGGACTTACAATGCTTTGTTTCTTTCTATCTtgaattttttctctttcagGATCTCTATAGTGGCAAGGTGACGGGATTGGTAAGGAGAAGGATGGACTTTACATCTTATTCACCAAGTCACCATCACCTGATCAATCCACTCAGTCTTCAGCTCCTACTTGTTTTTTTTAGTCTATCTAGTGATGTTCATGTTTGGCATCAGAGGTTGGGTCATGCACCAGTACACATCCTTAGTCAAATGAGTAGTCTGAAAATAAagagtaaaaaattataattgtcCAGTTTGTCCTGCTGCTAGACAGACTAGATTTCCTTTTGCAACGCATAAAACTACTTCTGTAAATGCTTTTCAATAGCTGCATATGGATGTATGGGGTCCCTATAAACATAGTACTTACAATGGATATAAATACTTCCTTACTGTTGTGGatgaatgttatatctcgcatttcgcacgtcggaatattgttaagttgtttgcgaaaaattagggacgaggttatttttcgactttgttgtgagacataagtgttttatgattttatgaaatggaaatattaacaaaaatttggggttgaaagtggaattttggaaatttgtagttcatgaaaaaaaaaaaaaacaaggccacgtagtgtgggccatggctacaTGGAAGATTAATATAGGTAGAGATggatgacttgttaagtcattttcatcaagttcatcttttggaaatttcatgaaacatggagaaatttggagaaaaagaaaaataataaaagaagagaggaggggcacatgaccggccatgtgcccctatgcatatatatatatatatgagttattATAAGACAAGGCATATTtcatcatttcatgttctagagagatcaagaaaagaaagaaaaaagagagagggagttCGGCCGCATGGCCTGGCCGAACTTGCCCTCTTATCttggtcatggaaaaatatttccttcatgatttcctactaattaaaaggctcgtcgacgtggagtggttgttggaacaagaaaatcatccgtTGATGTTATAGCT harbors:
- the LOC132044284 gene encoding uncharacterized protein LOC132044284, which codes for MAAVELLPKEYGYVVLVLVFYCFLNFWMSFQVGKARKQYKVSYPTMYAIEAENKNAKQFNCVQRGHQNSLEMMPMFFMLMIVGGIRHPLICASLGAVYIVSRYFYFTGYATGDPQNRLTLGKYNFLAIMGLMVCSISCGVNFLMS